A stretch of Chelativorans sp. AA-79 DNA encodes these proteins:
- a CDS encoding sulfatase-like hydrolase/transferase: protein MARNVLIIMSDEHSRKVVGCYDNRKVHTPRIDALAAGGTRFANAYCNSPICVPSRASFHTGYYPHQIRYWDNATPYDGRVPSWGHALRDAGLLVTSIGKLHFANAECDTGFETQLLPLHVKDGVGDISSLLRKDPMERPGSKKLPDMVGQEVTPYWNYDRQVADAAVDWLDNARPDGPWVTMISFALPHFPLSAPARFREMYDRDKLPLPKAGSDYVPENRSLADMRALMNYQDYFENEAHILEALAHYYALCSALDENIGRVLNALAASTAAEDTSVIYISDHGDNLGARGFWAKSTLWEESVGVPLVVAGPGIPAGRVCDTPVSLVDLYPTILDLAGLSDQEVLGPPRPGISLLDILHAGDLRRAVFAEYHAVGSKTASYMLRSDNFKLIEYVDDAPLLYDVGEDPEEMTNLAKTPAYSLVLEELRAKLRTILDPEKTNTVAFADQARRVSELGGEAAIRKMTPVTFTEPG from the coding sequence TTGGCCAGAAATGTTCTTATCATCATGTCCGACGAACATAGCCGCAAGGTCGTTGGGTGCTATGACAACCGGAAAGTCCACACGCCCCGAATCGACGCTCTTGCCGCCGGTGGAACCCGATTTGCGAACGCATACTGCAATTCTCCAATCTGTGTGCCCTCCCGGGCCAGCTTTCATACGGGCTATTACCCGCACCAGATCCGCTACTGGGACAATGCCACGCCCTATGATGGCAGGGTGCCGAGCTGGGGCCATGCCTTGCGGGATGCCGGCCTATTGGTTACTTCTATCGGCAAGTTGCATTTTGCCAATGCGGAGTGCGACACGGGCTTCGAGACACAGCTGCTGCCTCTCCACGTTAAAGATGGCGTCGGAGACATCTCTTCGCTCCTGCGCAAGGACCCGATGGAACGGCCGGGTTCGAAGAAACTGCCGGACATGGTCGGGCAGGAAGTAACCCCTTACTGGAACTATGATCGCCAAGTGGCCGATGCAGCGGTCGATTGGCTAGACAACGCACGGCCGGATGGTCCGTGGGTCACTATGATATCGTTCGCCCTGCCGCACTTTCCGCTCAGCGCGCCCGCGCGTTTCAGGGAGATGTACGATCGCGATAAGCTCCCGTTACCGAAGGCGGGGAGCGATTATGTCCCCGAGAATCGCAGCCTCGCCGACATGCGTGCGCTGATGAATTATCAGGATTATTTCGAGAATGAGGCACACATTCTGGAAGCGTTGGCACACTACTATGCCCTATGTAGTGCGCTCGACGAAAATATAGGCCGCGTGCTGAACGCACTTGCAGCCAGCACGGCCGCCGAAGACACGTCGGTCATCTACATATCCGACCACGGTGACAACTTGGGGGCTCGAGGCTTTTGGGCCAAATCGACGCTATGGGAGGAAAGCGTAGGTGTCCCGCTTGTAGTGGCCGGTCCCGGAATTCCCGCTGGACGGGTGTGCGACACGCCGGTGAGCCTGGTCGACCTCTATCCGACCATCCTGGACCTTGCAGGCTTATCTGACCAGGAAGTACTGGGGCCTCCGCGACCGGGGATAAGCCTGCTGGACATCCTCCATGCCGGAGACCTCCGCCGCGCCGTCTTCGCGGAGTACCATGCAGTGGGATCTAAGACCGCCAGCTACATGCTCCGTTCGGACAACTTTAAGCTTATCGAATATGTCGATGATGCCCCCCTGCTCTATGATGTCGGCGAGGATCCAGAGGAAATGACAAATCTTGCGAAGACGCCGGCATATTCGCTCGTGCTCGAAGAGCTTCGGGCTAAGCTGAGAACGATTCTGGACCCGGAGAAGACGAACACAGTAGCCTTTGCCGATCAAGCGCGGCGTGTCAGCGAACTGGGAGGCGAAGCCGCAATCCGGAAGATGACCCCTGTCACGTTTACCGAACCAGGGTGA
- a CDS encoding tripartite tricarboxylate transporter permease encodes MIEGLLTALSPLSLLWTLIGTAGGVVVGAIPGLGGGMLMVLALPLTFAMEPIDAILLLIGIHIGSVSGGMISATLLRMPGTPSSLITTLDGHPMAEAGRAERALNLGIGSSLVGGLFAGIVLITLAPTLSLWALTFGPWELAALVLMALVLVAAISAGTMILGLISAALGVAAALPGISPSDGQTRLTFGFDDMVAGFQLLPVLLGVFVISQLFKEVTKQSDAAVIISVGKFGDTPKMREWWKQGRNLLRSSTIGTLVGILPGAGASISSMVAYAVARSVSKTPERFGTGFDDGVVASESANNANIGGALVPLVTLGIPGAPVDAILLGAMVMHELQPGPLLFLNNGDLVWAMMIGYFIANVMMFVLMFASYRHIAKIINISSHFLVPVVFVLCVIGSYSVGNRMFDVWVMLGFGVLGYFLDRARVPLGPFVIGFVLATPFETELRTALQLSDGSLLGIVNHPVAMVLVFIALGMLVAPHLRSRPREA; translated from the coding sequence ATGATCGAAGGACTGCTGACGGCGCTAAGTCCTCTCTCTCTTCTCTGGACGCTCATCGGTACCGCGGGCGGTGTTGTCGTCGGCGCCATTCCCGGCTTGGGCGGGGGCATGCTCATGGTCCTGGCCCTGCCTCTGACCTTTGCCATGGAGCCAATTGACGCCATACTGCTTCTGATTGGCATCCATATCGGTTCTGTCAGCGGCGGCATGATCAGCGCAACGCTGTTGCGCATGCCGGGCACCCCGTCTTCGCTGATTACAACGCTCGACGGGCATCCCATGGCGGAAGCCGGGCGCGCGGAGCGGGCACTCAACCTGGGCATTGGCAGCTCTCTCGTGGGTGGCTTGTTCGCGGGCATAGTGCTTATCACACTCGCCCCGACCCTTTCGCTCTGGGCACTGACGTTTGGCCCATGGGAGCTGGCCGCACTCGTGCTCATGGCGTTGGTTCTGGTCGCTGCCATCTCTGCCGGTACAATGATCCTCGGACTCATATCGGCCGCGCTTGGTGTGGCCGCGGCCCTGCCGGGGATCTCGCCTTCAGACGGCCAGACGCGGCTGACTTTCGGCTTCGACGATATGGTGGCGGGATTCCAGCTTCTTCCGGTCTTGCTCGGTGTGTTCGTCATCAGTCAGCTTTTCAAGGAAGTGACCAAGCAGTCAGATGCGGCAGTCATCATCTCCGTCGGCAAATTTGGTGATACGCCGAAGATGCGCGAATGGTGGAAGCAGGGGCGCAACCTTCTCCGTTCTTCGACGATCGGTACGCTGGTCGGCATCCTGCCTGGCGCCGGCGCGAGCATTTCCTCGATGGTCGCCTACGCCGTGGCGCGCTCTGTATCAAAGACTCCAGAGCGGTTTGGGACCGGGTTCGACGACGGTGTTGTCGCTTCGGAATCCGCAAACAATGCCAATATCGGTGGAGCACTTGTTCCGCTCGTCACCTTAGGCATCCCAGGTGCGCCCGTTGACGCCATTCTGCTTGGTGCCATGGTCATGCATGAATTGCAGCCGGGACCTTTGCTGTTCCTCAACAATGGCGATCTCGTCTGGGCGATGATGATCGGTTATTTCATCGCCAATGTGATGATGTTCGTGCTGATGTTCGCCAGCTATCGCCACATCGCGAAGATCATCAACATCTCCTCCCACTTTCTCGTGCCGGTCGTCTTCGTGCTTTGCGTCATAGGTTCCTATTCGGTCGGCAATCGGATGTTTGACGTATGGGTCATGTTGGGATTTGGCGTTTTAGGATACTTCCTCGACCGGGCCCGAGTGCCCTTGGGCCCGTTCGTGATCGGCTTTGTCCTGGCAACGCCCTTCGAAACAGAACTCAGGACTGCACTTCAGCTTTCGGATGGGAGTCTCTTGGGAATCGTCAATCACCCGGTTGCGATGGTTCTCGTCTTCATTGCGCTGGGGATGCTCGTGGCACCCCACCTACGCAGCAGACCACGCGAGGCATAA
- a CDS encoding tripartite tricarboxylate transporter TctB family protein, producing the protein MFDPVGSAALPIALASALVFLAAVNIVVVLAPPQQENVHTSGTAWPFSSMPYLTFAMMVAYLAAMEIGLGFVIPTITFLCVAIPTIGKSARLILPAATAAAILGPGLRWLLTSVFYVDLPRLFP; encoded by the coding sequence ATGTTCGACCCTGTCGGATCGGCAGCCCTGCCGATAGCCCTCGCCAGCGCCCTGGTCTTCCTGGCCGCGGTCAATATCGTCGTCGTTCTGGCGCCACCGCAACAAGAGAACGTCCACACGTCCGGAACGGCGTGGCCCTTCAGCTCCATGCCTTATCTGACCTTCGCGATGATGGTCGCATATCTTGCGGCGATGGAAATCGGCCTTGGCTTTGTCATCCCGACAATCACTTTTTTATGCGTGGCCATTCCCACCATCGGAAAATCGGCAAGATTGATCCTGCCAGCAGCCACCGCCGCCGCCATCTTGGGGCCAGGACTCCGGTGGCTGCTCACATCCGTCTTCTACGTTGACCTCCCGAGGCTCTTTCCATGA
- a CDS encoding tripartite tricarboxylate transporter substrate binding protein, giving the protein MFKSLKSALVVGMMAIVAGSAPALAQDYPSQPLRIIAPTNPGGSVDMLARVVQEAIEEMALYPSVVVVNQPLGGGTIGTRNIKDAKPDGYTIGIWHPGFVTSKAMGVVDFDHNDFTILGGTNRTNISLAVRSDSRFETPQDLIDEAKAAPNSIVIASNIGLPVHFFPLMFAQEAGIELKFIQSGGGGARLAAVLGGHADAAQLGGPELLAHADSGIRPLVMFSEERDPAFPDTPTAKEIGVDFSADIFLIFVAPKGLGPEIETKLRETLQTALASDAVQTRLRDLNADPTWIAPEEVDERLDEITRRIEPLTEKVRAQKDE; this is encoded by the coding sequence ATGTTCAAGTCCCTCAAGTCTGCATTGGTGGTCGGCATGATGGCCATTGTCGCGGGTTCGGCCCCGGCGTTGGCGCAAGACTACCCAAGCCAGCCGTTGCGAATTATAGCTCCGACCAATCCTGGAGGCAGCGTCGATATGCTGGCGCGCGTTGTGCAGGAAGCCATCGAAGAGATGGCTCTCTACCCATCGGTTGTGGTCGTGAACCAACCGCTCGGCGGCGGAACCATAGGCACACGCAATATCAAGGATGCAAAACCCGACGGCTACACGATAGGCATATGGCATCCGGGTTTTGTCACCTCCAAGGCGATGGGCGTGGTCGATTTCGATCACAACGACTTTACCATTCTGGGAGGCACAAATCGCACCAACATCTCCCTTGCGGTTCGCTCGGACTCTCGCTTCGAAACTCCGCAGGACCTGATCGACGAGGCAAAGGCCGCCCCAAACAGCATCGTTATAGCATCCAACATCGGCCTGCCCGTGCATTTCTTCCCACTGATGTTTGCGCAAGAAGCAGGAATTGAGCTCAAATTCATTCAGTCCGGCGGCGGCGGCGCCCGTCTCGCGGCCGTCTTGGGCGGCCATGCCGACGCGGCCCAGCTCGGCGGACCCGAACTCCTGGCCCATGCAGACTCTGGGATCAGGCCGCTTGTCATGTTTTCGGAAGAACGCGATCCGGCGTTTCCCGATACCCCGACAGCCAAGGAAATCGGCGTAGATTTCTCAGCCGACATCTTCCTCATCTTTGTTGCACCGAAAGGGTTGGGTCCGGAAATCGAAACAAAACTGCGCGAGACGCTGCAAACGGCTCTGGCAAGCGATGCGGTTCAGACCCGGCTCAGGGATCTGAACGCCGACCCGACCTGGATCGCGCCCGAGGAGGTCGACGAGCGCCTTGACGAGATCACCCGGCGCATCGAACCGTTGACCGAAAAGGTTCGGGCCCAGAAAGACGAATAG
- a CDS encoding LysR family transcriptional regulator, whose product MVDLRRLSHFVAVAEQHSINAAAQQCGISQAGLTKSIRTLEGGLQTILFQRSPRGVELTRAGAVFLRHARLILSQSEAAAAALAHESSGAGARLRLGVSSSWIVQAIMPQVLNTALNDARRPHINIVTNLSSQEMIEELRNGALDVVVAAPNTLDNLEEVDVRPISQFRQGLIVRSGHRLSDLVAPVTFEDLAYVEWICGPPGSYFRSCLDSLHLTNERRAPDPRFVTTSHDLTLDIVAQSDLVGIAIDKVVSIRHTNRVIMLDSIFSLDRWVSVLSRKGDILPMAAEDLIESLSVHFADARS is encoded by the coding sequence ATGGTCGACCTGAGAAGGCTTTCCCATTTTGTCGCTGTGGCGGAGCAGCACAGCATTAACGCTGCTGCACAGCAGTGCGGCATCTCTCAAGCGGGGCTGACCAAGAGCATCCGCACGCTGGAGGGGGGCTTGCAGACCATACTTTTTCAGCGCAGCCCCAGAGGTGTGGAACTGACGCGGGCGGGTGCGGTCTTTCTGCGCCACGCCCGCTTGATCCTTTCCCAGAGCGAGGCTGCAGCCGCCGCCCTCGCGCATGAATCGAGTGGGGCGGGCGCGCGTCTGAGGCTCGGCGTCTCCTCGAGCTGGATTGTCCAGGCAATCATGCCACAAGTCCTGAATACCGCACTCAACGATGCGCGCAGGCCGCACATTAATATTGTGACGAATCTGAGTTCGCAGGAGATGATCGAGGAGTTGCGCAACGGCGCGCTGGATGTGGTCGTGGCAGCTCCGAACACGCTAGACAATCTTGAGGAAGTTGATGTCCGGCCAATCTCGCAATTCAGGCAGGGCCTGATCGTACGCAGCGGGCACCGGCTCAGCGACCTTGTTGCGCCGGTCACGTTCGAGGATCTGGCGTATGTGGAATGGATATGCGGTCCGCCAGGGAGTTACTTTCGTAGTTGTCTCGATTCCCTGCATCTGACCAATGAAAGGAGGGCGCCTGATCCACGTTTCGTGACGACTTCTCACGATCTCACGCTCGATATCGTCGCTCAATCAGACCTGGTTGGGATTGCCATCGACAAGGTCGTTTCCATTCGCCACACGAACCGTGTGATCATGCTGGACTCGATCTTTTCCCTGGATCGATGGGTATCAGTGCTTTCGCGCAAGGGCGACATCCTGCCGATGGCCGCAGAGGATTTAATTGAGTCGCTCAGCGTACATTTCGCGGATGCTCGTTCCTGA
- a CDS encoding patatin-like phospholipase family protein, translating to MTSLATIVVVVLAICGCTSNQRIPYTEAEASNAVIPGMPNVRYWADAPAELFEAGLAPKVRQPLTYLALSGGGSDGAFSAGILNGWTASGRRPEFTIVSGVSTGALIAPLAFLGPAYDGILKKAYTSGEAELLIQYPSIFGGLFGAGIYNGDRLRKWIGRYVDDAMLSVIAREHAKGRRLLVITTHLDSQRAVIWDMGAIAASGRPNARKLFRDVLAASASVPVVFTPTLIDVEANGRKFEEMHVDGAVARPVFTLPNAFLLGTAQSRTLARRLSLYIIINSTVGPNFEVVPENTIAIASRSTATSSTVKTQAILAGTYKAAQRAGFNFYLTYIDEEAALNGTTGFETDQMRRLYNYGYEKARFGGFWQTMPPQAKKSPPTEPPDRSLHHHSSAWSSRAAPIKRVRIREVK from the coding sequence TTGACATCACTCGCCACGATTGTGGTTGTAGTTCTTGCGATCTGCGGATGCACCAGTAATCAGCGCATTCCTTATACAGAGGCGGAGGCAAGCAATGCAGTCATCCCCGGTATGCCCAACGTGCGTTATTGGGCGGATGCACCGGCAGAGCTGTTCGAAGCAGGTCTTGCCCCGAAAGTGCGGCAACCACTCACGTACCTTGCGCTTTCGGGCGGTGGCAGCGACGGCGCTTTCAGTGCAGGTATCCTGAATGGTTGGACCGCGTCCGGCAGACGACCGGAGTTTACCATCGTCTCCGGCGTGAGCACCGGCGCACTGATCGCCCCACTCGCCTTTCTTGGCCCCGCCTATGACGGCATCTTGAAGAAGGCATACACCAGCGGCGAGGCGGAGCTGTTGATTCAGTACCCAAGCATTTTCGGCGGGCTCTTTGGGGCAGGCATTTATAACGGTGATCGGCTCCGCAAATGGATCGGCCGTTATGTCGATGATGCCATGTTATCGGTGATCGCCCGCGAACACGCTAAGGGCCGCCGGCTCCTGGTGATTACCACGCATCTCGATTCGCAACGCGCGGTGATCTGGGACATGGGCGCCATTGCGGCCAGCGGCCGACCCAATGCCCGCAAGCTGTTCCGGGACGTGCTTGCCGCCTCGGCCAGCGTTCCGGTGGTGTTCACCCCGACCCTGATCGATGTGGAAGCCAACGGCCGAAAGTTTGAGGAGATGCATGTCGACGGGGCCGTAGCGCGCCCGGTCTTCACCCTTCCCAACGCATTCTTGCTCGGCACGGCCCAATCTCGAACTCTCGCGCGACGGCTGAGCCTTTACATCATCATCAACAGCACCGTCGGCCCGAACTTCGAGGTGGTGCCTGAAAATACAATAGCGATCGCCTCACGTTCGACGGCCACTTCAAGTACGGTGAAAACGCAGGCAATACTGGCTGGAACCTACAAAGCCGCGCAACGGGCCGGCTTCAACTTTTATCTCACCTACATCGATGAGGAGGCCGCCTTGAACGGAACAACCGGCTTCGAAACAGATCAGATGCGCCGGCTCTACAACTACGGCTATGAAAAGGCGCGCTTCGGCGGCTTCTGGCAGACCATGCCTCCACAGGCCAAGAAATCGCCACCGACTGAACCGCCGGACAGATCGCTGCATCATCATTCTTCGGCATGGAGTTCCAGAGCTGCTCCAATTAAGCGAGTGAGGATCCGGGAGGTGAAATAG
- a CDS encoding efflux RND transporter permease subunit, whose protein sequence is MFLTRISVGYPVFATMMMVALVVFGLFSYQRLGVDQYPDVDVPVVVVMTTYPGATPETVETEVSRPVEEALNTISGIDQVTSSSYEGRSLVIARFKLEVSGAVAAQDVRDRVAPLEASFPSGVDKPLVQRFNPSDQPIISVALSSPTVSLPELTTIADRQVVKELSTISGVGEAMLVGGQSRQVDIRIDETRLRALGVGVDEVVSALRSGNQNLPAGNLVTALSDRTIQVQGRISEPQDFLDMIVARRGGGPVYLRDVATIIEGAADPTSRAIYNGETALAVNVVKVQDANTVEVADAVKARIAALNTELAPQDVQLRVVSDSSIAIEESVQQVQSTLIEGAALAVAIVFLFLNSWRSTVITALTLPISMIGTLAVISFLGFTLNTMSLLALTLSIGILIDDAIVVRENITRHLHMGKSHIRAALDGTNEIGLAVMATTATIVAVFLPVAFMEGIVGRFFYEFGVTVSAAVLISLFVSFTLDPMLSSVWYDPDAQPNAKRGPLGRLVARFDHGFETLAGAYRHVISWTLRHRLVTLIATVGIFVGSVFMVPLVGVEFVPAADQGRMQVNITAPVGSSLDYTTAKLGQVERALKEIPGVESIYSTINTGAGAGKHKATVVVELVPHEERQRTPTTLAPPVRERLSAIAGIDIAVVQEGLGGGQSPIQISVMGDDRAVLERIAKELAAEMRQIPGTVDVTTSAEEPSEVLSVRLKREAASDLGIDVQQLGKMLNALVGGEEVTSWTDNTGETYDVVVRLPQEQRADAAALGELMIATGRTDDDGAPIMVRLDQVADFETATTASEIQRLDLTREVKVSADVSGRTLGEVTTDLQALIAGKDLPAGYRIQFGGQSEDMQETMGHMVTALAMAVIFIYIVLASQFGSFAQPIAIMAALPLSLIGVVLGLLVAGSTVNMFSLIGFIMLMGLVTKNGILLVDFANQERKRGLPLREALINAGAIRFRPIIMTTLAMIFGMLPLALAVGGGGAQRAPMAHAVIGGLISSTILTLVIVPMILSYIDSITRRLARFLPKAPDEHHQAEEESAQGKASQPA, encoded by the coding sequence ATGTTCCTTACGCGCATCTCCGTCGGCTATCCCGTCTTCGCCACCATGATGATGGTGGCGCTGGTGGTGTTCGGCCTGTTCTCCTATCAGCGGCTCGGGGTCGACCAGTACCCCGATGTCGACGTGCCGGTGGTCGTGGTCATGACCACCTATCCCGGCGCCACGCCGGAGACCGTGGAGACGGAGGTGTCGCGGCCTGTCGAAGAGGCGCTGAACACCATCAGCGGCATCGACCAGGTGACCTCAAGCTCCTATGAGGGCCGGTCACTCGTCATCGCTCGATTCAAGCTCGAGGTTTCGGGCGCCGTGGCGGCACAGGATGTGCGCGACAGGGTCGCCCCGCTCGAGGCCTCGTTCCCCAGCGGCGTCGACAAGCCGCTCGTCCAGCGCTTCAACCCGTCCGACCAGCCGATCATCTCGGTCGCCCTGAGTTCGCCCACCGTGAGCCTGCCCGAGCTGACGACAATCGCCGACAGGCAGGTCGTAAAGGAGCTCAGCACGATCTCCGGTGTGGGCGAGGCCATGCTCGTTGGCGGGCAAAGCCGGCAGGTGGACATCCGGATCGACGAGACCCGGCTGCGAGCCCTCGGCGTCGGCGTGGACGAGGTGGTCAGCGCGCTCCGCAGCGGCAACCAGAACCTGCCCGCCGGCAATCTTGTCACGGCATTGTCGGATCGCACGATCCAGGTCCAGGGCCGGATTTCCGAGCCGCAGGACTTCCTCGACATGATCGTTGCCCGCCGGGGCGGAGGCCCGGTCTATCTGCGCGATGTCGCGACCATCATCGAAGGTGCTGCCGACCCGACCAGCCGCGCGATCTACAATGGCGAGACGGCGCTGGCGGTCAATGTGGTCAAGGTGCAGGACGCCAACACGGTCGAGGTTGCGGATGCCGTCAAGGCGCGCATCGCGGCGCTCAATACGGAGCTGGCGCCGCAGGACGTGCAGTTGCGCGTGGTCAGCGATTCATCCATCGCCATCGAGGAGTCGGTGCAGCAGGTGCAATCCACGCTGATCGAGGGCGCGGCGCTTGCCGTCGCCATCGTCTTCCTGTTCCTCAATTCCTGGCGCAGCACAGTGATTACCGCGCTGACGCTGCCGATCTCGATGATTGGCACACTCGCCGTCATCAGCTTCCTCGGCTTCACTCTCAACACGATGAGCTTGCTCGCGCTCACGCTCTCGATCGGCATCCTCATCGACGATGCCATCGTCGTGCGCGAGAACATCACGCGGCACCTGCATATGGGCAAGTCGCATATAAGGGCGGCCCTCGACGGCACCAACGAGATCGGCCTCGCCGTGATGGCCACCACGGCCACTATCGTCGCGGTCTTTCTGCCGGTCGCCTTCATGGAAGGCATTGTCGGTCGCTTCTTCTACGAGTTTGGCGTCACCGTCTCGGCGGCCGTTCTCATCTCGCTCTTCGTCAGCTTCACGCTCGATCCGATGCTTTCCAGCGTCTGGTACGATCCGGATGCGCAGCCGAATGCGAAACGCGGGCCGCTCGGCCGCCTGGTGGCGCGCTTCGACCATGGTTTTGAAACGCTGGCCGGCGCCTACCGCCATGTGATCTCCTGGACGCTGCGGCACCGCCTGGTCACGCTCATCGCGACGGTCGGGATCTTCGTCGGCAGCGTGTTCATGGTCCCGCTCGTCGGTGTGGAGTTCGTCCCGGCGGCGGATCAGGGACGCATGCAGGTCAACATCACCGCGCCGGTCGGCTCTTCGCTGGACTATACGACGGCCAAGCTCGGCCAGGTGGAGCGCGCCCTCAAGGAAATTCCGGGGGTCGAGTCCATCTATTCCACCATCAACACCGGCGCCGGCGCGGGCAAGCACAAGGCGACCGTCGTAGTCGAGCTCGTGCCGCATGAGGAGCGGCAGCGCACGCCGACCACGCTGGCCCCGCCCGTCCGTGAGAGACTGTCGGCAATTGCCGGCATCGACATCGCAGTGGTGCAGGAAGGCCTCGGCGGTGGCCAGAGCCCCATCCAGATCAGCGTGATGGGCGACGACCGTGCCGTGCTGGAGCGCATCGCCAAGGAGCTTGCGGCGGAGATGCGCCAGATACCCGGCACGGTCGATGTCACGACGAGCGCCGAAGAGCCGAGCGAGGTGCTTTCCGTGCGACTGAAGCGCGAGGCGGCGAGCGATCTCGGCATCGATGTCCAGCAGTTGGGCAAGATGCTCAACGCCCTGGTCGGCGGCGAGGAGGTGACCAGCTGGACGGACAATACCGGCGAGACTTACGACGTGGTCGTGCGCCTGCCGCAGGAGCAGCGTGCCGATGCCGCCGCCCTCGGCGAGCTGATGATCGCGACCGGGCGCACCGATGACGATGGCGCGCCCATCATGGTCCGTCTCGACCAGGTGGCCGATTTCGAAACCGCGACGACCGCGTCCGAGATCCAGCGCCTCGACTTGACGCGCGAGGTCAAGGTGAGCGCCGACGTCTCCGGCCGCACGCTGGGCGAGGTGACCACGGACCTTCAGGCGCTCATCGCCGGGAAGGACCTGCCCGCCGGCTACCGCATCCAGTTCGGCGGCCAGTCGGAGGACATGCAGGAGACGATGGGCCACATGGTGACCGCGCTCGCCATGGCGGTGATCTTCATCTACATCGTGCTCGCTTCGCAGTTCGGCAGCTTCGCCCAGCCGATCGCCATCATGGCGGCCCTGCCACTGTCGCTCATCGGCGTGGTCCTCGGGCTGCTCGTGGCCGGCAGCACGGTCAACATGTTCTCGCTGATCGGCTTCATCATGCTGATGGGCCTCGTCACCAAGAATGGCATCCTGCTGGTGGACTTCGCCAACCAGGAGCGCAAGCGCGGCCTGCCGCTGAGAGAGGCCCTGATCAACGCCGGCGCCATCCGCTTCCGCCCGATCATCATGACGACGCTCGCCATGATCTTCGGCATGCTGCCCCTGGCGCTTGCCGTGGGCGGCGGCGGCGCGCAGCGTGCGCCGATGGCTCACGCGGTGATCGGCGGCCTGATCAGCTCCACCATCCTCACGCTCGTCATCGTGCCGATGATCCTGTCCTATATCGACAGCATCACAAGGCGCCTCGCCCGCTTCCTGCCCAAGGCGCCGGACGAGCATCACCAGGCCGAGGAGGAGTCCGCGCAAGGAAAGGCGAGCCAGCCCGCATGA
- a CDS encoding efflux RND transporter periplasmic adaptor subunit, with protein sequence MGPKWPKRFGVAAVLAMAAVGAVVYGAGGRTPEPTKAGAMAPEYSELAQVEVTTVEPRSMSERVRVSGELQPVNRAVVKAKVSGTVLEVDARPGQAVKSGDVLVRFETEDLQSALVQQDSNLDAARAQLELAEQTLEKTERLAERGYATTAALEKAQSDVTAARANVQGLEAQSETARTALGDAVLVAPFDGIVASRSVEPGETVAANTELMTVVDTSVLEAEVLVSTRDITRLKVEQTAELQVDGLEGSTITGTVDRINPVANEGSRLVPVFIRLENTEGRLWGGMFATGSILVRQEEDVLAIPQTALRDDEEGQHVLKITDGKLVRRPVELGPIWDGGRLVEITSGIVAGDTVLSAPLPELQADMPVTISTAG encoded by the coding sequence ATGGGGCCAAAGTGGCCGAAGCGATTTGGAGTGGCTGCCGTGCTTGCCATGGCAGCTGTCGGCGCCGTCGTTTACGGGGCGGGCGGACGGACGCCTGAGCCGACCAAGGCGGGAGCTATGGCGCCCGAATATAGCGAACTCGCGCAGGTCGAGGTGACGACTGTCGAACCGCGCTCCATGAGCGAGCGGGTTCGCGTCAGCGGCGAGTTGCAGCCGGTGAACCGGGCGGTTGTCAAGGCGAAGGTCTCCGGCACCGTGCTCGAGGTCGATGCGCGGCCGGGGCAGGCCGTCAAGAGCGGCGACGTTCTCGTCCGCTTCGAGACGGAAGACCTCCAGTCGGCCCTGGTGCAGCAGGACAGCAATCTTGATGCCGCCCGGGCCCAGCTGGAGCTGGCCGAACAGACGCTTGAGAAGACGGAGCGCCTGGCCGAGCGCGGCTATGCGACCACGGCTGCGCTCGAGAAGGCGCAAAGCGACGTGACCGCCGCCCGCGCCAACGTCCAGGGCCTTGAAGCCCAGTCCGAGACGGCACGCACCGCTCTGGGTGATGCCGTGCTCGTGGCGCCCTTCGACGGCATCGTCGCGAGCCGGTCGGTCGAGCCGGGCGAAACCGTCGCCGCCAATACGGAGCTCATGACGGTCGTCGACACCTCTGTCCTCGAAGCGGAAGTGCTCGTCTCGACGCGCGACATCACGCGCCTCAAGGTCGAGCAGACGGCCGAACTGCAGGTGGACGGGCTGGAAGGCTCCACCATCACCGGCACCGTCGACCGGATCAACCCTGTCGCCAATGAAGGCTCGCGCCTGGTTCCCGTGTTCATCCGGCTGGAGAATACCGAGGGCCGTCTTTGGGGCGGCATGTTCGCGACCGGCTCCATCCTTGTCCGCCAGGAGGAGGATGTGCTTGCCATCCCGCAGACGGCACTGCGCGACGACGAGGAGGGTCAGCACGTGCTGAAGATCACGGACGGCAAGCTGGTCCGCCGGCCGGTCGAGCTCGGCCCGATCTGGGACGGTGGGCGCCTCGTAGAGATCACCAGCGGAATCGTGGCGGGAGACACCGTTCTCAGCGCGCCGCTGCCGGAGCTTCAGGCCGACATGCCTGTCACCATTTCGACTGCCGGATAA